One Peterkaempfera bronchialis DNA window includes the following coding sequences:
- a CDS encoding hemerythrin domain-containing protein: MSAAPFVLAQNVREFGSPAAGGGTVRFAGLLLIHAALRRDLLRLPAAIRTLGPRDEVRADAVVRHWQFLADMLLRYHEYQDARLWPLLRRTVPELRLLANWLEADHHGLEQSAAATTACVLETALTRSGAWNAAHVMEGFAIELQGHLRIEETQVLPVMRDAFAEDAEIGTLADLLRWTRAAGPGTADLLAWLLDGVPPSIADDLLHQCDDSAVRQWPHWRDTYARVTAELWDDEPPHLP, encoded by the coding sequence ATGTCCGCTGCCCCGTTCGTCCTCGCCCAGAACGTCCGCGAGTTCGGGAGCCCCGCAGCCGGGGGCGGAACCGTCCGGTTCGCCGGCCTGCTCCTGATACACGCCGCCCTCCGCCGCGACCTGCTGCGCCTCCCGGCCGCCATCCGCACCCTGGGCCCGCGCGACGAGGTCCGCGCCGACGCCGTGGTGCGGCACTGGCAGTTCCTGGCCGACATGCTGCTGCGCTACCACGAGTACCAGGACGCCCGGCTCTGGCCGCTGCTCCGCCGTACCGTGCCCGAACTGCGGCTGCTCGCCAACTGGCTGGAGGCCGACCACCACGGGCTGGAGCAGAGCGCCGCCGCCACCACCGCGTGCGTCCTGGAGACCGCCCTCACCCGCAGCGGCGCCTGGAACGCCGCGCATGTGATGGAGGGGTTCGCCATCGAACTCCAGGGCCACCTGCGGATCGAGGAGACCCAGGTGCTCCCCGTGATGCGCGACGCCTTCGCCGAGGACGCCGAGATCGGCACCCTCGCCGACCTGCTCCGCTGGACCCGCGCCGCCGGGCCGGGCACCGCCGACCTGCTGGCCTGGCTGCTGGACGGCGTCCCGCCGAGCATCGCCGACGACCTGCTGCACCAGTGCGACGACTCGGCCGTCCGCCAGTGGCCGCACTGGCGGGACACCTATGCCCGCGTCACCGCCGAACTCTGGGACGACGAGCCGCCGCACCTGCCGTGA
- a CDS encoding response regulator, whose product MMSAAARPYDVLLVEDDPADAMLIEDALAERGMARTLSQVSDGVAALDFLRDPAKPRPDLIVLDLNMPRMNGRELLSALKCDDELKIIPVVVLTTSAAPDDVSGAYQRHANAYVTKPVNLDDFTRAVHSIDAFFLDTAAKLPPA is encoded by the coding sequence ATGATGTCCGCAGCCGCACGCCCCTATGACGTCCTGCTGGTGGAGGACGACCCGGCCGACGCCATGCTGATCGAGGACGCCCTGGCCGAGCGCGGCATGGCACGCACCCTGAGCCAGGTCTCGGACGGCGTGGCCGCACTGGACTTCCTGCGCGACCCGGCCAAGCCCCGACCGGACCTCATCGTGCTGGACCTCAACATGCCCCGGATGAACGGCCGGGAACTCCTCTCCGCCCTCAAGTGCGACGACGAACTGAAGATCATCCCGGTGGTCGTCCTCACCACCTCGGCCGCCCCCGACGACGTCTCCGGCGCCTACCAGCGCCACGCTAACGCCTACGTCACCAAGCCGGTCAACCTGGACGACTTCACCCGCGCCGTCCACAGCATCGACGCCTTCTTCCTCGACACCGCCGCCAAACTCCCCCCAGCCTGA
- a CDS encoding sensor histidine kinase gives MGVRGVAAGWTTRRWLWNGVGLALVVLGLLGALGGWALVRTASVTDQLVDHSSPALTMSIRLQSALVNQETGIRGYGLSGQRDFLQPYTQGLADEQAAATALRRLTAGDPRSRADLTAALTAAERWQSRVARPVAAAPAEAAVALAAERADEGKAAFDAVRSSTNTQIAHLQARRSAARADLDRAVELRNLVFAAISAVILLLAVLIFEGLRRGVTAPLEQLSADARQVARGRFDHRITPTGPADLRRLAEDVEAMRRRLSDELAFTDQARRRLDEQATELRRSNTELEQFAYVASHDLQEPLRKVASFCQLLERRYADQLDDRAKQYIAYAVDGANRMQTLINDLLAFSRVGRLHSQHTTVDLERVLADTLGSLSVAVEESGAEIGHDPLPQILGDTTQLGMLWQNLLSNAIKFRDPGRAPRIRIEAERQGDHWQFSVTDNGIGIDPEYADRVFVIFQRLHTKDAYPGNGIGLAMCKKVVEFHRGTIRIDLDHSPGTRLVFTLPALPEQPGQPDQPDQPDQPADGARAAGTDDPEQARP, from the coding sequence ATCGGGGTCAGGGGGGTGGCCGCCGGCTGGACCACCCGCCGCTGGCTGTGGAACGGCGTCGGCCTGGCGCTGGTGGTGCTGGGCCTGCTCGGCGCCCTGGGCGGATGGGCCCTGGTCCGGACGGCTTCGGTCACCGACCAGCTGGTGGACCACAGTTCACCGGCGCTGACGATGTCGATCCGCCTCCAGTCGGCCCTGGTCAACCAGGAGACCGGGATCCGGGGCTACGGCCTCTCCGGTCAGCGGGACTTCCTCCAGCCCTACACCCAGGGCCTGGCGGACGAGCAGGCGGCCGCCACCGCCCTGCGGCGGCTGACCGCCGGCGACCCCCGGTCCCGCGCGGACCTGACGGCGGCGCTGACGGCAGCCGAGCGGTGGCAGAGCCGCGTCGCCCGCCCGGTCGCCGCCGCCCCCGCCGAAGCAGCGGTGGCGCTGGCCGCCGAGCGGGCGGACGAGGGCAAGGCCGCCTTCGATGCCGTACGCAGCTCCACGAACACCCAGATCGCCCACCTCCAGGCCCGCCGCAGCGCCGCGCGGGCCGACCTGGACCGGGCGGTGGAGCTGCGCAACCTGGTCTTCGCCGCGATCAGCGCGGTGATCCTGCTGCTGGCGGTGCTGATCTTCGAGGGGCTGCGGCGCGGGGTCACCGCCCCGCTGGAGCAGTTGTCGGCGGACGCCCGCCAGGTCGCCCGGGGCCGCTTCGACCACCGGATCACCCCCACCGGCCCGGCCGACCTGCGCCGCCTCGCCGAGGATGTCGAGGCGATGCGCCGACGGCTCTCCGACGAACTGGCCTTCACCGACCAGGCCCGACGCCGACTGGACGAGCAGGCCACCGAACTGCGGCGCTCCAACACCGAACTGGAGCAGTTCGCCTATGTGGCCTCCCACGACCTCCAGGAGCCGCTGCGCAAGGTCGCCAGCTTCTGCCAACTGCTGGAACGCCGCTACGCCGACCAGCTCGACGACCGCGCCAAGCAGTACATCGCCTACGCGGTGGACGGCGCCAACCGCATGCAGACGCTGATCAACGACCTGCTGGCCTTCTCCCGGGTCGGTCGGCTGCACAGCCAGCACACCACGGTCGACCTGGAACGGGTCCTGGCCGACACGCTCGGCTCACTCAGCGTCGCCGTCGAGGAGTCCGGCGCCGAGATCGGCCATGACCCGCTGCCGCAGATCCTGGGGGACACCACCCAACTCGGCATGCTCTGGCAGAACCTGCTCTCCAACGCCATCAAGTTCCGCGACCCCGGCCGCGCCCCCCGCATCCGGATCGAGGCCGAGCGGCAGGGCGACCACTGGCAGTTCTCGGTGACCGACAACGGCATCGGGATCGACCCGGAGTACGCGGACCGGGTGTTCGTCATCTTCCAGCGGCTCCACACCAAGGACGCCTACCCGGGCAACGGCATCGGCCTGGCGATGTGCAAGAAGGTCGTCGAGTTCCACCGCGGCACCATCCGGATCGACCTGGACCACTCCCCGGGCACCCGCCTGGTCTTCACCCTCCCCGCGCTACCGGAGCAGCCGGGCCAACCGGACCAGCCGGACCAGCCGGACCAGCCAGCCGATGGCGCCCGGGCAGCCGGTACCGACGACCCGGAGCAGGCCCGTCCGTGA
- a CDS encoding PP2C family protein-serine/threonine phosphatase has translation MPSSWLGEPTDANPAPLRIVLVEDDAGDALLVEELLVDTGLEHTLHWEQSLGTALGELRQRPADCVLLDLHLPDASGTAAVDAVQHADRHAAVIVLTGLAESQAGAEAVAAGAQDYLVKGQVGGELLRRSLRYAVHRKHAERAAAELRENRIRAQENARLERGLLPPPLLHTPAVTATTRYLPGREHALLGGDFLDVVETGDGTVHAVIGDVSGHGPDEAALGVCLRITWRALTLAGHHGPELLALLEQVLIAERTRGDMFATCSLLTLDLAAGTATVHLAGHHEPLLSAGGTTGPLDAEPGIALGIAPGLGDWTATVIDLPPTGTLMLYTDGLIEGHVGQGSERLGTAGLVALIDHRSHQDPDSHLDRLVGTVQRLNAGRHADDLAILHLGWRCPGSTAEPAGEGC, from the coding sequence CTGCCCTCCTCCTGGCTCGGCGAGCCGACCGACGCCAACCCGGCGCCGCTGCGGATCGTGCTGGTGGAGGACGACGCCGGTGACGCCCTGCTGGTGGAGGAACTCCTGGTCGACACCGGCCTGGAGCACACCCTGCACTGGGAGCAGTCGCTCGGCACGGCCCTCGGCGAGCTGCGACAGCGGCCCGCCGACTGCGTCCTGCTCGACCTCCACCTGCCCGACGCCTCCGGCACCGCCGCCGTCGACGCGGTGCAGCATGCCGACCGCCATGCGGCGGTGATCGTGCTCACCGGCCTGGCCGAGTCCCAGGCAGGTGCCGAGGCGGTGGCGGCCGGCGCCCAGGACTACCTGGTCAAAGGCCAGGTCGGAGGGGAGCTGCTGCGCCGGTCGCTGCGGTACGCGGTGCACCGCAAGCACGCCGAGCGCGCCGCCGCCGAGCTGCGGGAGAACCGCATCCGCGCCCAGGAGAACGCCCGGCTGGAGCGCGGCCTGCTGCCGCCGCCGCTGCTGCACACCCCGGCCGTCACCGCGACCACCCGCTACCTCCCCGGCCGGGAGCACGCCCTGCTGGGCGGCGACTTCCTCGATGTGGTGGAGACCGGCGACGGCACGGTGCACGCCGTGATCGGCGATGTCAGCGGCCATGGACCGGACGAGGCGGCGCTCGGCGTCTGCCTGCGCATCACCTGGCGTGCGCTGACCCTGGCCGGGCACCACGGTCCCGAACTGCTCGCGCTGCTGGAGCAGGTGCTGATCGCCGAGCGTACGCGCGGCGACATGTTCGCCACCTGCTCCCTCCTCACCCTGGACCTGGCGGCGGGCACCGCCACCGTGCACCTGGCCGGCCACCATGAGCCGCTGCTCAGCGCCGGGGGCACCACCGGGCCGTTGGACGCGGAGCCGGGCATCGCGCTCGGTATCGCCCCCGGACTGGGCGACTGGACCGCCACCGTGATCGACCTGCCGCCCACCGGCACCCTGATGCTCTACACCGACGGCCTGATCGAAGGGCATGTCGGCCAAGGCTCGGAACGGCTGGGCACCGCAGGTCTGGTGGCCCTGATCGACCACCGGTCCCACCAGGATCCCGACAGCCATCTCGACCGGCTGGTCGGCACCGTACAGCGGCTCAACGCCGGTCGCCACGCCGACGACCTCGCCATACTCCACCTCGGCTGGCGCTGCCCCGGGTCGACCGCCGAACCGGCCGGAGAGGGCTGCTGA
- a CDS encoding Gfo/Idh/MocA family protein, giving the protein MRFGLLGTGPWATAVHAPVLAAHTDVEFVGVWGRRQEAAAELAASCGTRPYQDLDALLADVDAVAVALPPAVQSGLAVRAAEAGCHLLLDKPLAVTVPEAREAVSAAADAGVASVVFFTTRFGVEQSDWISEQAAVGGWFTGRADWLGAVFTSDSPFAASPWRREKGALWDVGPHALSVLLPVLGEVTEVTAVRGPGDTVHLVCRHSSGAAATATLSLTAPPAASGATVELRGESGVAVLPERNDGPAAALHRAVDALRKAAATGVPHPCDAAFGLRVVEVLAAAEHSLATGTTAALATAAPRP; this is encoded by the coding sequence GTGCGATTCGGACTGCTGGGGACTGGGCCTTGGGCCACGGCGGTTCACGCCCCCGTACTGGCGGCCCACACGGATGTCGAGTTCGTCGGCGTGTGGGGGCGGCGGCAGGAGGCGGCGGCCGAGCTGGCCGCAAGCTGCGGCACCCGCCCGTACCAGGACCTGGACGCCCTGCTCGCCGATGTGGACGCCGTCGCCGTCGCCCTGCCGCCCGCCGTGCAGTCCGGCCTCGCCGTACGGGCCGCCGAGGCGGGCTGCCATCTGCTGCTGGACAAGCCGCTGGCAGTGACCGTGCCCGAGGCGCGGGAGGCGGTCTCGGCCGCCGCCGACGCGGGTGTGGCCTCGGTGGTCTTCTTCACCACCCGGTTCGGCGTGGAGCAGAGCGACTGGATCTCCGAGCAGGCGGCCGTCGGCGGCTGGTTCACCGGCCGGGCGGACTGGCTGGGCGCGGTGTTCACCTCCGACAGCCCGTTTGCGGCCTCGCCCTGGCGTCGGGAGAAGGGCGCCCTGTGGGACGTCGGCCCGCACGCCCTCTCGGTGCTGCTGCCGGTCCTCGGCGAGGTGACCGAGGTGACCGCCGTACGCGGTCCCGGGGACACCGTCCACCTGGTCTGCCGCCACTCCTCGGGCGCCGCCGCCACCGCCACGCTCAGCCTCACCGCCCCGCCCGCCGCGAGCGGCGCCACCGTGGAACTGCGCGGCGAGTCCGGCGTTGCCGTGCTCCCCGAGCGGAACGACGGCCCCGCAGCCGCCCTGCACCGGGCCGTCGACGCCCTGCGCAAGGCCGCCGCCACCGGCGTCCCGCACCCCTGCGACGCCGCCTTCGGCCTCCGCGTGGTCGAAGTCCTCGCCGCCGCCGAGCACTCCCTCGCCACCGGCACCACCGCCGCCCTCGCGACGGCCGCCCCCCGGCCCTGA
- a CDS encoding SRPBCC family protein, with protein MEDTVTGVRVDVATTVGVRRERLWELITDVSRTGEWSPECTGAAWLDGDAAAGSGAQARVGARFEGRNRYPDGFVSRVVCVVTEAERPSAFAWVVLDDSGDPERPASIWRYELLPAAEPRQTLVRHSFEHGPGNSGARVADRHDPGSMAGRLEQLRGNMAATLAAMVASEQDRCGPAD; from the coding sequence GTGGAAGACACCGTGACCGGGGTGCGGGTCGACGTGGCGACGACCGTGGGGGTGCGGCGGGAGCGGCTCTGGGAGCTGATCACCGATGTGTCCCGGACCGGCGAGTGGAGCCCGGAGTGCACCGGGGCGGCATGGCTGGACGGCGACGCGGCGGCGGGGTCTGGGGCGCAGGCGCGGGTGGGGGCCCGGTTCGAGGGGCGCAACCGGTACCCGGACGGGTTTGTCAGCCGGGTGGTGTGCGTGGTCACCGAGGCGGAGCGGCCGAGCGCCTTCGCCTGGGTGGTGCTCGACGACAGCGGCGACCCGGAACGGCCCGCCTCGATCTGGCGGTATGAGCTGCTGCCCGCCGCAGAGCCCAGGCAGACCCTGGTACGGCACTCCTTCGAGCACGGCCCCGGTAACAGCGGGGCCCGGGTGGCGGACCGGCATGACCCCGGGTCGATGGCAGGCCGGTTGGAGCAGTTGCGGGGCAATATGGCGGCCACGCTGGCCGCCATGGTGGCGTCGGAGCAGGACCGGTGCGGTCCCGCCGACTGA
- a CDS encoding ATP-binding SpoIIE family protein phosphatase, whose amino-acid sequence MLVLDRHGTVLTCTAELESLVGRTAEEICGRPATELLARPGGWSHPLPPPGSRAELRHAAGGTVEVQLDVLPLRAGADARYLVAAMPAAAAERRQQNEALVRALFTQTRIGLAIHDTELRLVRVNLPPELLGIPAAGAAAETSSVPSLEEVLLPDDAVAVREQLRKVAETGVPLVDWVHSARLLSRPEADRIVSLSGFRLEDSEGRFTGVAATFTDVTEQERTRQQLALVGAAAKRLEGTLDVVRCAEQLVEVMVPEFADLAVVDLTEAVLVGEEPGGFAHGSLLRRVALAAADGGWPDELHPRGMRLRVQEQDSHWMRPGSAVLLTDMGPVRERVAEEPELRGMVLPEAATSMLVVPLNARGLVLGGLLLWRTGDRVPFGPDDAALGEEIGSRAALSMDSARRYTREHRTAEALQRSLLPRAVVKISAAETVGLYVPAATTAGIGGSWFDVIALSSSRIALVVGDVVGHGLEATAATGRLRTAVQTLSDLDMTPEELLTHLDDLVRRLAAVEESEASPDGSPPDGPPGSEGDRGGGVYGSTCLYAVYDPVTGHCSMASAGHPPPVVVAAGEAAGIADLKPGPALGVGGEPFEQLDLGLPPGSVLALFTEKLLSASGESPGERLRRLCAQVESAAAPQASPAEVGRNVLDNLLPEPPEQDLALLVSRVRALPASMTAAWEFPGEPTAVAEARELVIAQLTEWRLEELAFTTELIASELVTNSIRYAGAPVGLRLIRDKVLMCEVSDPSQTQPRLRRARPTDEGGRGLFLIAQLAHRWGSRYTRFGKTIWTEQLLPPG is encoded by the coding sequence GTGCTGGTGCTCGACCGCCATGGGACCGTGCTCACCTGCACGGCGGAGCTGGAGTCGCTGGTCGGCCGCACGGCCGAGGAGATCTGCGGTCGGCCCGCCACGGAGCTGCTGGCGCGGCCCGGCGGGTGGTCGCACCCGCTGCCCCCGCCCGGTAGCCGGGCCGAGTTGCGCCATGCGGCGGGCGGCACGGTGGAGGTGCAGCTGGATGTGCTGCCGCTGCGGGCCGGGGCGGACGCCCGGTACCTGGTGGCGGCCATGCCCGCCGCAGCGGCCGAGCGGCGGCAGCAGAACGAGGCCCTGGTACGCGCGCTGTTCACCCAGACCCGGATCGGCCTGGCCATCCATGACACCGAGCTGCGGCTGGTACGGGTCAACCTCCCCCCGGAGCTGCTGGGCATCCCCGCCGCCGGTGCCGCTGCGGAGACCTCGTCCGTGCCGAGCCTGGAAGAGGTGCTGCTGCCGGACGATGCCGTCGCCGTGCGCGAGCAGTTGCGGAAGGTCGCCGAGACGGGTGTGCCGCTGGTCGACTGGGTGCACTCGGCCCGTCTGCTGAGCCGACCGGAGGCGGACCGGATCGTCTCGCTGTCGGGCTTCCGGCTGGAGGACTCCGAGGGCCGGTTCACCGGGGTCGCCGCGACCTTCACGGACGTCACCGAGCAGGAGCGCACCCGGCAGCAGCTGGCCCTGGTGGGGGCGGCGGCGAAGCGGCTGGAGGGCACGCTGGACGTGGTCCGCTGCGCCGAGCAGCTGGTCGAGGTGATGGTGCCGGAGTTCGCCGACCTGGCGGTGGTGGACCTCACCGAGGCCGTGCTGGTGGGTGAGGAGCCGGGCGGGTTCGCCCATGGTTCGCTGCTCCGCCGGGTGGCGCTGGCCGCCGCCGACGGCGGATGGCCGGACGAGCTCCATCCACGCGGGATGCGGCTGCGGGTGCAGGAGCAGGACAGCCACTGGATGCGCCCCGGCTCGGCGGTGCTGCTGACCGACATGGGGCCGGTGCGGGAGCGCGTGGCCGAGGAGCCGGAGCTGCGCGGGATGGTGCTGCCGGAGGCGGCGACCTCGATGCTGGTGGTGCCGCTGAACGCCCGTGGGCTGGTGCTCGGCGGCCTGCTGCTGTGGCGTACCGGGGACCGGGTCCCGTTCGGCCCGGACGACGCGGCGCTGGGCGAGGAGATCGGCTCCCGGGCCGCGCTCAGCATGGACAGCGCCCGGCGGTACACCCGCGAGCACCGTACGGCGGAGGCGTTGCAGCGCAGCCTGCTGCCCCGCGCGGTGGTGAAGATCAGCGCGGCGGAGACGGTCGGCCTGTACGTCCCGGCGGCGACCACGGCGGGGATCGGCGGCAGCTGGTTCGACGTGATCGCGCTCTCCTCGTCCCGGATCGCGCTGGTGGTGGGCGATGTGGTGGGGCACGGCCTGGAGGCGACGGCGGCCACCGGACGGCTGCGTACGGCGGTGCAGACGCTCTCCGATCTGGACATGACCCCGGAGGAACTGCTGACGCACCTGGACGACCTGGTGCGGCGGCTGGCCGCGGTGGAGGAGAGCGAGGCCTCGCCCGACGGCTCTCCGCCCGACGGCCCCCCGGGGTCCGAGGGGGACAGGGGCGGCGGGGTGTACGGCTCGACCTGCCTCTACGCGGTGTACGACCCCGTCACCGGCCACTGCTCGATGGCCAGCGCGGGCCATCCGCCGCCGGTGGTGGTCGCGGCCGGGGAGGCGGCCGGGATCGCGGACCTCAAGCCCGGTCCGGCGCTGGGCGTGGGCGGGGAGCCGTTCGAGCAGTTGGACCTGGGGCTGCCGCCGGGCAGTGTGCTGGCGCTCTTCACGGAGAAGCTGCTCTCCGCCTCCGGGGAGAGCCCCGGGGAGCGGCTGCGGCGGCTCTGCGCGCAGGTCGAGTCGGCGGCGGCGCCGCAGGCGTCGCCGGCCGAGGTGGGCCGGAACGTGCTGGACAACCTGCTGCCGGAGCCGCCCGAGCAGGACCTGGCGCTGCTGGTGAGCCGGGTCCGGGCGCTGCCCGCCAGCATGACGGCGGCCTGGGAGTTCCCGGGTGAGCCGACGGCGGTGGCGGAGGCGCGGGAGCTGGTCATCGCGCAGCTGACGGAGTGGCGGCTGGAGGAGCTGGCGTTCACCACCGAGCTGATCGCCAGTGAGCTGGTGACCAACTCGATCCGCTACGCCGGGGCGCCCGTCGGTCTGCGGCTGATCCGGGACAAGGTGCTGATGTGCGAGGTGTCCGACCCCAGTCAGACCCAGCCGAGGCTGCGCCGCGCCCGGCCGACCGACGAGGGCGGGCGCGGGCTCTTCCTGATCGCGCAGCTCGCGCACCGCTGGGGCAGCCGCTACACCCGGTTCGGGAAGACCATCTGGACCGAGCAGTTGCTGCCTCCCGGCTGA
- a CDS encoding CBS domain-containing protein, which translates to MSTAREIMHLGAQCVSEHETLDAAARMMRELNVGSLPICGDDDRLKGIVTDRDIVVKCLAEGEDPAVMTAGELAQGRPLVVRDSDDADQVLRVMEQHRVRRLPVIDHDDHRLVGMISEADVARNLPRERVAEFVTAVCAE; encoded by the coding sequence ATGAGTACAGCCAGGGAGATCATGCATCTGGGCGCGCAGTGTGTCAGCGAGCACGAGACGCTGGACGCCGCAGCCCGGATGATGCGGGAGCTGAATGTCGGGTCGCTGCCGATCTGCGGGGACGACGACCGGCTCAAGGGGATCGTCACCGACCGCGACATCGTGGTGAAGTGCCTGGCCGAGGGCGAGGACCCGGCCGTGATGACCGCCGGGGAACTGGCTCAGGGCCGCCCGCTGGTGGTGCGTGACAGCGATGACGCGGACCAGGTGCTGCGGGTCATGGAGCAGCACCGGGTGCGCCGCCTGCCGGTGATCGACCATGACGACCACCGCCTGGTCGGCATGATCAGCGAGGCGGACGTGGCCCGCAACCTTCCCCGGGAGCGGGTGGCGGAGTTCGTCACCGCGGTCTGCGCCGAGTGA
- a CDS encoding carbohydrate-binding module family 20 domain-containing protein, translating to MLSLSVGTGLALVPTANATPPGSKDVTATLFEWKYDSVAKECTGTLGPKGYGYVEVSPATEHIQGPQWWTSYQPVSYRIAGRLGDATSFRNMVNTCHAAGVKVLADAVINHMSAGSGTGTGGSQYTKYNYPGYYANQDFHSCRSDITNYGDRSNVQNCELVGLADLDTGSDYVRSTIAAYLNNLISLGVDGFRIDAAKHMAASDLAAIKSKLSNPGIFWAQEVIYGAGEAIQPGEYTGNGDVDEFRSATDLKRIFTGDRLSSLSNWGASWGYLSSDKARTFVDNWDTERNGSTLTYKYGNTYTLANVFLLAWPYGSPNVYSGYEFSDNDAGPPNGGTVNACYSDGWKCQHKWQQIANMVGFRNAVSGTSVTNWWSNGNNAIAFGRGSKGYVAINHENGAITQTFQTSLPAGTYCDIQHGDPTSGGGCTGTTYTIGSDGRFTATVGAGDAIALYTGAPGSTTTPTANPTSATGASFAVNATTVFGQNIYVVGNTATLGNWDTGKALLLSSASYPVWRLDVAMSANTSFEYKYIRKDAGGNVTWETGANRTATVPTGGKVTLNDTWRN from the coding sequence GTGCTCAGCCTCTCGGTCGGCACCGGCCTCGCCCTCGTCCCCACGGCCAACGCCACCCCGCCCGGCAGCAAGGACGTCACCGCCACCCTCTTCGAGTGGAAGTACGACTCCGTCGCCAAGGAGTGCACCGGCACCCTCGGCCCCAAGGGCTATGGATATGTGGAGGTCTCCCCGGCGACCGAGCACATCCAGGGCCCGCAGTGGTGGACCTCCTACCAGCCGGTCAGCTACCGGATCGCCGGCCGGCTCGGTGACGCCACCTCATTCCGGAACATGGTGAACACCTGCCACGCGGCGGGCGTCAAGGTGCTCGCCGACGCGGTGATCAACCACATGTCGGCCGGCTCCGGCACCGGAACCGGCGGCAGCCAGTACACCAAGTACAACTACCCGGGCTACTACGCCAACCAGGACTTCCACAGCTGCCGCAGCGACATCACCAACTACGGCGACCGGAGCAACGTCCAGAACTGCGAACTGGTCGGCCTCGCGGACCTGGACACCGGCAGCGACTACGTCCGCAGCACCATCGCCGCCTACCTCAACAACCTCATCTCGCTGGGCGTCGACGGCTTCCGGATCGACGCGGCCAAGCACATGGCCGCCTCCGACCTGGCCGCCATCAAGTCCAAGCTCAGCAACCCGGGCATCTTCTGGGCCCAGGAGGTCATCTACGGCGCCGGCGAGGCCATCCAGCCCGGCGAGTACACCGGCAACGGCGACGTGGACGAGTTCCGCTCCGCCACCGACCTCAAACGGATCTTCACCGGCGACCGGCTCTCCTCCCTCTCCAACTGGGGCGCCTCCTGGGGCTACCTCTCCAGCGACAAGGCCCGCACCTTCGTCGACAACTGGGACACCGAGCGCAACGGCTCCACCCTCACCTACAAGTACGGCAACACCTACACCCTGGCCAATGTCTTCCTGCTGGCCTGGCCCTATGGCTCGCCCAACGTCTACTCCGGCTACGAGTTCTCCGACAACGACGCCGGCCCGCCCAACGGCGGCACCGTCAACGCCTGCTACAGCGACGGCTGGAAGTGCCAGCACAAGTGGCAGCAGATCGCCAACATGGTGGGCTTCCGCAACGCGGTCTCCGGCACCTCGGTGACCAACTGGTGGTCCAACGGCAACAACGCCATCGCCTTCGGCCGCGGCAGCAAGGGCTATGTCGCGATCAACCACGAGAACGGCGCGATCACCCAGACCTTCCAGACCTCGCTGCCCGCCGGGACCTACTGCGACATCCAGCACGGCGACCCCACCAGCGGCGGCGGCTGCACCGGCACCACCTACACCATCGGCTCCGACGGCCGGTTCACCGCCACCGTCGGCGCGGGCGACGCCATCGCCCTGTACACCGGCGCCCCCGGCTCCACCACGACCCCCACCGCCAACCCCACCTCCGCCACCGGAGCCTCCTTCGCGGTCAACGCCACCACCGTGTTCGGCCAGAACATCTATGTGGTCGGCAACACCGCCACCCTCGGCAACTGGGACACCGGCAAGGCCCTGCTGCTCTCCTCGGCGAGCTACCCGGTGTGGAGGCTCGACGTCGCCATGAGCGCCAACACCTCCTTCGAGTACAAGTACATACGCAAGGACGCCGGCGGCAATGTCACCTGGGAGACCGGCGCCAACCGCACCGCCACCGTCCCCACCGGCGGCAAGGTCACCCTCAACGACACCTGGCGCAACTGA
- a CDS encoding antitoxin has product MGGIGDWVDKARQFAEEHPDQIGKIADKAEEFAKERTGHRYDDQIAKGVDQLQSRLGGDRKDGEADRKE; this is encoded by the coding sequence ATGGGCGGCATCGGAGACTGGGTGGACAAGGCCAGGCAGTTCGCCGAGGAGCACCCTGACCAGATCGGCAAGATCGCCGACAAGGCGGAGGAGTTCGCCAAGGAGCGGACCGGTCATCGCTATGACGACCAGATCGCCAAGGGCGTGGACCAGCTCCAGAGCCGGCTCGGCGGGGACCGCAAGGACGGCGAGGCGGACCGCAAGGAGTAG